The Megalops cyprinoides isolate fMegCyp1 chromosome 12, fMegCyp1.pri, whole genome shotgun sequence genome contains a region encoding:
- the cdkl1 gene encoding cyclin-dependent kinase-like 1, whose amino-acid sequence MHAESSLSRVRMEKYEKIGKIGEGSYGVVFKCRNKDTGQIVAIKKFVESEDDPVIKKIALREIRMLKQLKHSNLVNLIEVFRRKRKLHLVFEYCDHTVLNELDRYPRGVPEHLVKSITWQTLQAVNFCHKQNCIHRDVKPENILITKHQVIKLCDFGFARILTGPCDYYTDYVATRWYRAPELLVGDTQYGPPVDVWAIGCVFAELLSGVPLWPGKSDVDQLYLIRKTLGDLIPRHQQVFSNNQFFSGVSIPEPQEMEPLEQKYPNLSHQALGLMKGCLRMDPSERLTCEQLLEHPYFDSQREESESTSREQDRASKRRSRQPRKHLPPGYLPQLTSSNIFPALDNKKYYNNLRKFNYHFPNI is encoded by the exons AGTGCCGGAACAAAGACACCGGACAAATCGTAGCCATCAAGAAGTTTGTTGAGTCAGAAGATGATCCCGTAATAAAGAAGATTGCACTGAGGGAAATCCGGATGCTGAAG CAACTGAAGCACTCCAACCTGGTGAACCTGATTGAAGTGTTCCGGCGGAAGCGCAAGCTGCACCTGGTGTTTGAGTACTGCGACCACACTGTCCTCAACGAGCTGGACCGCTACCCGAGGGG GGTTCCAGAGCATCTGGTGAAGAGCATAACATGGCAGACTCTCCAAGCTGTAAACTTCTGCCACAAACAGAAT TGCATTCACAGGGACGTGAAGCCAGAGAACATCCTCATCACCAAACACCAGGTCATAAAGCTGTGTGACTTCGGCTTCGCCAGGATCCTGA CCGGACCCTGTGACTACTACACCGACTACGTGGCTACGCGCTGGTACCGGGCCCCCGAGCTGCTGGTGGGAGACACACAGTACGGCCCGCCGGTGGATGTCTGGGCTATCGGCTGCGTCTTTGCTGAGCTGCTGTCCGGCGTTCCTCTGTGGCCAGGAAAATCAGACGTGGATCAGCTCTACCTCATCAGGAAAACACTTG GAGACCTCATTCCCCGGCACCAGCAGGTCTTCAGCAACAACCAGTTCTTCAGTGGAGTCAGCATCCCTGAGCCGCAGGAGATG GAACCACTAGAGCAGAAATATCCAAACCTGTCACATCAAGCACTGGGGCTGATGAAG GGCTGTTTAAGAATGGACCCATCTGAGCGCCTCACGTgtgagcagctgctggagcacCCTTACTTTGACAGCCAgcgagaggagagtgagagcaCATCCCGGGAGCAGGACCGCGCCTCCAAGAGGAGGTCCCGCCAGCCCCGCAAACACCTCCCACCTGGG TATTTGCCTCAACTTACCAGCAGCAACATTTTCCCAGCCCTGGACAACAAGAAGTACTACAACAACTTGCGAAAATTCAACTACCACTTCCCCAATATCTAA
- the dmac2l gene encoding ATP synthase subunit s, mitochondrial → MKLLAKTAQTLYALQKTPSPGGSRQFWGWLNAVFNKVDYERIKAVGPDRAASEWLLRCGAKVRYQGFDRWQFDYNGLPTGPLGRYKIQAIDATESCIMYRGFDHLDGLKHVEEIKFNRCMYIEDTCMERLSKIENLQASLRRLELISCGNVTDRGVIALHHLRNLDYLFLSDLPGVKEKEKTVERLQTALPQLVLELDLP, encoded by the exons ATGAAGTTGTTGGCAAAGACTGCCCAAACATTGTATGCCTTACAGAAGACTCCGTCACCAGGAGGCAGCAGACAGTTCTGGGGATGGCTTAATGCTGTATTCAACAA AGTGGACTATGAGCGGATTAAAGCAGTGGGTCCTGACCGGGCAGCCTCAGAGTGGCTTCTGCGTTGTGGGGCCAAGGTGCGGTACCAGGGCTTTGACCGCTGGCAGTTTGACTACAACGGGCTGCCCACTGGCCCCCTGGGCAGGTACAAGATCCAAGCCATTGATGCTACAGAGTCCTGCATTATGTACCGGGGTTTTGACCACTTGG ATGGTCTGAAACATGTGGAAGAGATCAAGTTCAACAGGTGTATGTACATAGAAGACACGTGTATGGAGAGACTGAGTAAAATTGAGAACCTACAGGCCAGTCTGCGGCGGCTGGAGCTGATCTCCTGCGGCAACGTGACAGACAGGGGTGTCATCGCCCTTCACCATCTCAG GAATCTGGACTACTTGTTTCTCAGCGACCTGCCAGGggtgaaggagaaggagaaaactGTGGAGAGACTACAGACAGCCCTGCCCCAGCTGGTCCTTGAGCTTGACCTGCCATGA